The region TTTAAATTAAATAAGTATTTGGGTTACCCCATGCTGTCCAACGAAGTTCTGTGGTTCATTCTGCTGATGGTCAGCTTTGCTCTGATAACTCTGGTTTACAGGCTGTTTGGCAGGGCAGGGCTTTATGTATGGATAGGCATGGCGATAATTCTGGCGAACATTCAGGTAGCCAAGCTGATAGAATTCTTCGGACTGATGACCGCGATGGGTAACATCATCTATGGCTCCACCTTCCTTGCCACCGATATCCTGGCTGAGAAGTACGGCAAGAAATATGCAAGGAAAGGAGTGTTCATAGGCTTTTTCGTGCTGATCGCAACGACGATCATAATGCAGATAACTCTCGCATTCACTCCGGCACCTGAAGACGCTTTAGATCCAGCATTGCAGCAGATATTTGGATTCATGCCTGACGTTACCATTGCAAGCCTCACAGCATACCTGATTTCCCAGCTTCACGATGTCTGGGCTTTCCACTTCTGGAAGGAAAAGACCAAGGGCAGGTTCCTCTGGCTGAGAAACAACGCATCAACGCTCGTCTCACAGCTGATAGACAATGCGACGTTTACTCTGCTTTTCTTCGTGGTGTTCAACCCAGAACTGTTTGCAGAGCTTGGCTGGCAGGGCATCTGGGAGATCTTCATAACTTCATACATCATGAAGTTCGTTGTTGCGCTGATGGACACGCCGTTCATCTATCTGGCGACAAGGATAAAACCGGAAGAGGATTAGTTTTTTAAACCTGTTTTCCAAATTTATTTCATGAATCTGACGTTTCTTGTGTTCCTGATAGGTTTTGTCTATGGGTTTGTAAATCCCGGCAGGGAAAACAAGCTCAGGCTCCTGAGGAATTCACTTGCTGTTGGATTCGTTTTCGGAGTGTTGATAGCTCTGCTGTTCTTTGTGTTTACGCTTCCCGCTGGGTTGTTTGTGCCTTTCATACCCCTCCTTGGAGGGCTGGCGGGTATTGTGGCAGGAGTTTTTATTGCGCTTTACTTTGGACTGGTATTCATCATCGGCACTTTCATTGGAGATGTTCTCGAATCTCTTTTAAAACGCTAATTTTTTAAAGCAAATTTTTTGGCTTAAGGGTATGTTAAAAGATGTCATACTGGATGCACCAGGGAAGAAAGTGTTCCTTCTGGGGAATGAAGCCATTGCAAGAGGGGCAATTGAGGCCGGGATTGACGTTTTTTCTGCCTATCCTGGCACTCCCTCTTCCGAGATAACTGACACCCTGAACGCTGCCTGCAGTTATCTGAGGGACAGAATGGAATACAGGATGGAGTATGCGGTAAATGAGAAGGTAGCTTTCGAGGTTGCGATAGGGGCATCGCTCGCTGGTAAAAGGGGTATGACCGCGATGAAGCATGTCGGATTGAATGTTGCTGCTGATCCTCTTTTCAGCTTCGCTTATGTTGGAGCGAGGGGTGGCTTCGTATGTGTTTCTGCGGATGATCCCTCAATGCACTCCAGTCAGAATGAGCAGGACAACAGGTGGTACGGGATAGCCGCGAAGGTGCCGGTGGTTGAGCCTTCCAGCGTGAACGAGGCAAAGGAGATCACAAAGGATGCGTTTGAGCTTTCAGAGAAATTCTCGTTGCCGTTCATATTGAGGAGCTACACGAGACTGAGTCATTCAAGTGGTGTCGTCGAACTTGGCGAAATTCCGTACAAAAAAATCGAGAAGGTTGAATGGGAGAGACATCCAGAGACTGATGTTGTTTTGCCAGCTCACGCAAGAAGACTCAAGCCCAAGCTTCAGGAGAAAATGAAAAAGCTTGAAGATTACTTTAATGGCTGGAAATATAACTGGGTTGATGAAGGGGACGGCAAAAAGGGTCTGATTGCCTGCGGAATGAGCTACAATTATGCGAAAGAAGCAATGGAATATCTTGGTTTGGAGTATCCCGTTCTTAAGCTCTCCTCGATGAACCCTCTTCCGAGGAAACTCATCACTGACTTCCTTGCGAACCTCGATGAGGTGCTGGTGGTTGAGGAGGTTGACCCGGTCGTTGAGATGCAGGTAAGGGTGATGGCTGCAGAGTTTGGTGTCAGGGTTCACGGGAAGATGGATGGCTATCTGCCTGAAAACTACGAATACAACGTTTCAGTTGTTCAGGAAGGGATTGCAAGACTTGCAGGAAAGGATTTTGATTATTCCCGTTATCTGTCCGCTGCAACTGAGCTTGTTAAGATCGCCCCGCCAAGACCTCCGGTTTTGTGTCCGGGTTGCCCCCATACTGCAGTCTTCTACGCAATACGGAAGGTTGTGAACGAAACTGGCAGGGCTGCCCTTCCGAGTGATATCGGCTGTTATACTCTCGGTATAAACAAGCCTCTTGAGGGTGTGGACATCACAATCTGTATGGGAGCAAGCGCTGGATCATCCAACGGATTGAGTTATGTGCTTTCTAACCCGATAATCGCAACCATAGGCGATTCCACCTTCTTCCACACTGGCATTCCACCCCTGATAAATGCTGTGTACAACGGAAATAAATTCGTGCTTGTTGTTCTTGACAACTCGACGACAGGGATGACTGGCCACCAGCCCCATCCGGGGGTTGATGTTAAGGGTTGTGGTGAGAAAGCAGATTCCATCAGGATTGAGGACGTTTGCAGAGCTTTGGGAGTTAAGTTTGTTGAGGTGGTGCATTCATATAACCTGAGGGCAGTTGAAGATTCCCTGAAACGGGCGCTGAATCATGACGGTGTTGCAGTTATTGTTGCAAAACAGCCGTGCGCAATTTTATGGACGAGAGAGAGGAAAAGAAAGGGAATCAAAATAAGATCGTTTGAGATAACCGATGATTGCAGGGAATGCATGAAATGCGTTAATGAATTCACCTGCCCGGCAATATACATCCAGGAAGGAAAGCCGGAAATTGATCCTGCACTGTGTGTGGGTTGTGGAGTCTGTGCGTCGGTCTGTCCGTACAGGGCGGTAAGGGCAGCGAGGTGAGATGATGAGGGTAAACATTCTCATAGTCGGGGTTGGCGGTCAGGGCGTTCTGACGACATCCGGTATTCTGGCAAGAGCTGCGATGGAAGAAGGATTGAATGTAGTTTCTGCAGAGACGCATGGAATGGCTCAGAGAGGAGGGAGTGTGGAGGTACATCTCAGGATAGGGGATGTGAAGGCACCCCTGATACCTTACGGCGGGGCAGATTACATAGCTGCGCTTGAGCCGGTTGAAATACTGAGGTACGGGCATTACATGGGTGAAAATACTGTTGCCGTTGTCAACACCCGACCAATCTCTCCACCGAGCGTCTCCACTGGCGTTGCGAGATATCCTGAGCTTGAAGAGATAACTGAGAGAGTCAGACTCTATCTCGGTGAGCTGCATACAGTAAACGCATCCGAAATTGCTGAAAGGCTTGCGGGAACCATTCAGGCAACGAATGTTGTTATGGCCGGAATTCTAATCGGACTGGGTATGCCTGTGAAACTAAATTCGGTTGAAAAAGCACTGGGAGAGGTGCTGCCAGAAAAAATGGTTGAGGCAAATATCAAAGCTTTGAGGGAAGGGTTTCAGCTTGGTGAAAAACTCAGGAAATGAATTTTTCCTTCAGTTTTTCCACCTTGTCATAGATTTTTTCCTCGTCCACGGTCAGTATCACCCTGTCCTCCATAACGATTTCGCCGTCGACGATCAGGTGCTGGACCTCCTCGCCGCTCGCAGAGTAAACCAGGCCGTAGGTGGGACTGTACAGCGGATACAGGTGCTGGGACTTCGAAAGGATGGCGATGTCGGCAAGGTACCCCTCTTCAAGCCTTCCTCCCAAAATTCCATAGGCCCGGTAACCGTTTTCGGTGGCCATTTTGAGAACGTCCTCTGCCCTGACCGCATCTGCCCTCATGTACTTTATTTTCTGGGAGAGGGATGCGAACTTCATCTCCTGAAAGAAGTTGTAGGAGTTGTTGCTCGCTGCCCCATCCGTGCCGAGGGCAACGGTGATACCCATTTTGAGCATGTCCCTCACCCTCGCAATTCCCGAGGATAACTTCATGTTGCTTACCGGGCTGTGAACCACACTCACACCCCTATTTTTCAGAATCTCAAGCTCCTCATCATCGAGCCACACTCCGTGGGCTATGACCACGTTACTGTCCAGAAATCCAATTTCGTCGAGCAATCTGACCGGAGTAGTCCCGTACTGCTTCTTTATCTCCTCAACCTCCCACTGTGTCTCTGAAACGTGTATGTGTATCATGGTTTCCAGCGTGTCTGCCCTTTCCTTCACCGTTTTCAGAAATTCGGGCGTGCATGTGTAGGGTGCGTGGGGACCGTAAATCGCCTTGATCCTGCCATCGAACGCTCCGTCCCAGTCTGATATGAACCTCTCACCAATGTCGAGTTCTCTTTTCGCCTTCTCCTCATCTCCCCTGTCTGCCATTCCGTAACAAAGCACCGCCCTGACGCCCGCCTCTCCAGCCGCTTTTGCAACCTCGTCCATGTGGATGTAGAGGTCGCTGAATCCAGCTATTCCGCTTTTTATCATCTCAACTATCGCAAGCATCGTACCCCAGTAGATGTCTTCTGGAGTGAGAAGCCGCTCAAGCCTCCAGACATTTTTCAGCCAGACGTTAAGCTCCATGTCCTCTGCTATTCCCCTCAGCAGGGTCATGGCCGCATGAGTGTGGGCGTTGAAAAATGCAGGAATGATTATGTTCTCTCTCGCATCAAATTCAATTTCTCCTTTCAGCACTTCCTTAGCTATTCTCGCTATTTTATTCTCTTCTATCCCTATTGAGGCTCTGGTGAATTCCCCATTGATGAAGCAGAGTCCGTTGTTTATCGCGATAGAGTACATGCACATTTCTGGCACTCGAGGATACATTAATTTTTGGAATTGTAAAAGCTCAGTGAATGCTCGCATTTGCAGCAGATTTCAGAAACAAGAAAGGTTAATTAACTTTGTAAAACCTCCTCAATTCATGAGAAAAACCAAGTATATCCTGGCAGCGATCCTTGTCCTCTTTGCTCTCGCCGTATCAGTTGTTCCAGGATGCGTTCAGAAGGATGATAGAGTTCTTAAAAGGGTCTCTGTGGATGAGGCTTACAGATTGATTCAGGAGAACAGAGACAATCCTGAATTCATAATTATAGATGTTCGAACCCCGCAGGAGTATTCTCAGATGCACATAGATGGGGCGATCAACATCGATTTTTACTCTCCCAAGTTCAGGGACGAACTCAACGGACTTGATAAATCAAAAACATATCTGATTTACTGCAGAACCGGGCACAGATCAGGTGAGGCGCTGAAAATAATGGATGAGCTGGGTTTTGAGCACGTCTACGAAATGGAGGGCGGGATTATGCAGTGGATGGCCAAGGGATATCCTGTGATAAAATAAAAAATTGAGTTGTTTCTTACCTTATTTTGTGTAAAACTCTCTGTATTTTTCTCTGAGAGTCCTTTTACTCGCTTTACCCACACTGGTTTTCGGTATTTCATCCACAAACAGTATCTCGTCTGGCAGCTGCCATTTTGCAAACCTCTGGCTTAAATGCTCCAGCAGCTCTTCCCTGCTGACCTTTCCCCTGTATTCCTCTTTCAGGACGACAAATGCAAGCGGCCTTTCCTCCCATCTTGGATGCGGTATGCCCACAACACACGCCTCAAAAACGGCTGGATGGGCAACAAGGAAGTTTTCGAGGTCCACACTGCTTATCCACTCTCCACCGCTTTTGATCAGGTCCTTAAATCTGTCCACTATCTTTATGTATCCATATTCATCTATCGTGGCGGCATCTCCGCTCTTCCACCACTTCAGAAAGCCATCCTCTGCGAACGAATCGAACGTTCTCGGGTCTTTGTAGTACTCGCCCGTTATCCAGTGTCCCCTGATGTACAGCTCCCCTATGCTTTTTCCATCCCACGGGAGGAAGTTTCCGTTTTCGTCTGCTATGGCCACCTCGACACCGAAAACGGGGATACCCTGTTTCCTCTTCATGTCCCAGAGTTCGTCCTCGCTCATCTCTTCCAGACCAGGCTTTATGAAATTGTAGCATACGAGAGGTGATGTCTCCGTTGCACCGTATGCGTGAATGACTTCTATTCCGTATTTGAGCAGACCCTTCATCATGGCCAGTGGCGGCTCTGTTGCGCCGCTCCAGGCTCTCAGGTTGAATCTGGGAGGGTCCTCGAGGCTGTCCAGGTATTTCAGCATTGGCAGAAAGATGGCGGGTGCTCCGGCCGTGACCGTTACCCCTTCATTCTGCATGAGTTCCAGAACCGGGCCGAGAGCGTCCACCGCATATCTCCCCGGGAAAACGAGCTTTGCTCCCGCTATTGTGGCAGGATAGAACAGCCCCCACCCGTTTGCATGGAACATGGGCACGAGCTGCATGTAAACGTCATCCGGTCTCAGACCGAGAGCGTGTATTTCTGCGAGGGAGTGCAGAATCATTGCTCTGTTGGAATAATAAACTCCCTTCGGATTTCCAGTCGTTCCGGATGTGTAGCAGGCTGTCGCTGCAGAATGCTCATCCACAACCGGAAACTCATAATTTTCGTCTCCATTTTTCACAAGCTCCTCATAGCTGTAAACGTTCTCGAGTTTCGTCTCAGGCAGATCACCGTCAGCCATTATGATGTACTTCTCGGCTTTGATGTGGGGAGCTATGCCCTCGGCAAGCTTGATCAGGGTTTCATCCACGAAAATTACCTTTGCTCCGCTGTGGTTTGCAACATAAACTATCTCTTTTGGATGGAGCCTGAGGTTCATCTCCAGCAAAACAGCCCCCATTCCGGGAATTGCAAAGAACAGCTCGTAGAATCTGTGGGTGTTCCAGCTCAGCACACCCACTCTATCTCCCGGATTTATTCCAAGTTTTTCGAGAGAATCTGCAAGCTTTCTGACCCTTCTGTAAGCCTCACCGTAGCTGTATCTGAACACTTCTCCGTTGTGGAGCCTTGACGCTATCTCTCGGTCTCCAAAATACTTTGCCGCATGCTTCAGCACGTTTATCACGTTCAGCTGGTATTCTTCCATTGTTGTTGCGGGAAATCCCTTAACGAATCTCATCTGCGCACCTCCATTTTTAACAATTAATCTTGAAAAATAGGTGGGATAAATATGTTACCATTCTGGTTCGCCATTTTCATTACAGCTTTCCTGCCAGGGATCTCGATATTATCAGCCTCTGGATTTCGCTCGTCCCCTCATAAATCGTCCCAACCCTCGCGTCTCTGTAATAGCGTTCCACATCATACTCCTTGCTGAAACCGTATCCTCCAAAGATCTGCACAGCCTCGTAGGTGACCTTTATCGCAACCTCACTTGCAAATAACTTCGCTGCAGAGCTTAAAGCCGGATCAGCCTTGCCGTTATCAACAAGCCATGCCGCTTTGAAGACGAGAAGCTTTGCAGCCTCTATGTCCTTGTACATATCCGCAAGCTTGAATGCTATTGCCTGATGCTCTATCAGGGGTTTTCCAAAGCTCTTCCTTTCCTTCGCATACTGCAATGCTCTTTCGTATGCTCCGATTGCCATTCCGAGGTGTATTGCTCCGACCATTATCCTGCTTTCGTTAAAGAACCTCATAAGCTGGTAGAATCCGTAGTTTTCCATGCCAACCAGATTTTTTTCAGGTATGAATACGTTTTTCAGGCTTATTTCAGCAGTATCGTGGCAGCTAAGTCCCATCTTTTTTATGGGTCTCGTCTCGTATCCTTCCGCTGAAGTTTCGACAACAAATGCCGATATTCCTCTGTAACCCTCTCCAGAGGTTCTTGCAAGCAGGATTATCCAGTCAGAGATGCTTCCGTTTGTTATGAACACCTTGTTACCGTTTATTGTCCATCCACCCTCTGTTCTCTCCGCCCTTGTTTTAATCTTGGCCGCATCACTTCCAGCATCAGGTTCAGTTATGGCTATCCCTGACGTGCTCTTCCCTTTCGGGACCTTCGTGAGATAGTTCTCCTTCTGTTCCTCACTCCCGAAATACTTGAGCATCGGACATCCAAGGGTTGATGAGGCTATGGCACTGCCCGCATTGCTGTCAGCTCTTGCAAGCTCTATGCAGATGATCACGTTTGAGGTGTAGTCAAGCCCCTGTCCGCCGTACTCCTCTGGCAGGTCAATACCGATGAACCCGAGTTTTGCAGCTTTCCTGAAAAGATGGAATGGGTATTTGCCTTTCTCGTCCAGTTCTCTTCCGTAGGGCATAATTTCCTTTTCAGCAAACTCTCTCACCGCCTGCTGAATCATTCTGTGGTCTTCGCTCAATTCAAAGTTCATCACTTCCCCCTCCATACGGGTTTCCTCTTCTCTGCGAAAGATTTCATCCCTTCTTTGAAGTCTTCTGTTGCTGAGAGTACTATCAGCTCTCTGACAGCGCTCTCGAGTGAATTCCTGCAGATCTGGAAAACAGCGTTCTTTATTTTCTTTACAGCCTTGAGCGACAGCGGTGCAACCTCGGAGATACTCTCTGCCAGCTCGATTCCTGCAATCTCAAGCTGGTCGTCATCAACAACAATGTCCACCAGACCGAGCCTGAAAGCCTCCTCAGCATCAAATTCTTCACCGGTGATGCAGTACCTGGTAATTCCCCTGTTCATGAAGAACCCCACTGAGGATGCTATTGGGGGGAAGGCACCTATGAGGCCTTCAGGAAGGGCAAACCTTGCTTTCCTGCCGGAGATAACGACGTCCATGAGGAGGTTCAGCTCCATCCCCCCTCCAAAGGCGAGACCGTTGACAAGAGATATCACCGGCTTCTCGTATTCCACGAGGGTGTAAATGAGCGGTCCAGCAACTTTTTCAAAAAACTCCTGGCCATCGACGATGCCCTCCCAGGATTTCATCACTGCAATATCGTCTCCAGCTGAGAAAGCTCTCCCCTCTCCGGTGATCAGGACGGCTTTAACTTCTCTGTCTCTCTCAGCGTGAATCAGG is a window of Geoglobus acetivorans DNA encoding:
- a CDS encoding long-chain-fatty-acid--CoA ligase; its protein translation is MRFVKGFPATTMEEYQLNVINVLKHAAKYFGDREIASRLHNGEVFRYSYGEAYRRVRKLADSLEKLGINPGDRVGVLSWNTHRFYELFFAIPGMGAVLLEMNLRLHPKEIVYVANHSGAKVIFVDETLIKLAEGIAPHIKAEKYIIMADGDLPETKLENVYSYEELVKNGDENYEFPVVDEHSAATACYTSGTTGNPKGVYYSNRAMILHSLAEIHALGLRPDDVYMQLVPMFHANGWGLFYPATIAGAKLVFPGRYAVDALGPVLELMQNEGVTVTAGAPAIFLPMLKYLDSLEDPPRFNLRAWSGATEPPLAMMKGLLKYGIEVIHAYGATETSPLVCYNFIKPGLEEMSEDELWDMKRKQGIPVFGVEVAIADENGNFLPWDGKSIGELYIRGHWITGEYYKDPRTFDSFAEDGFLKWWKSGDAATIDEYGYIKIVDRFKDLIKSGGEWISSVDLENFLVAHPAVFEACVVGIPHPRWEERPLAFVVLKEEYRGKVSREELLEHLSQRFAKWQLPDEILFVDEIPKTSVGKASKRTLREKYREFYTK
- a CDS encoding queuosine precursor transporter; protein product: MLSNEVLWFILLMVSFALITLVYRLFGRAGLYVWIGMAIILANIQVAKLIEFFGLMTAMGNIIYGSTFLATDILAEKYGKKYARKGVFIGFFVLIATTIIMQITLAFTPAPEDALDPALQQIFGFMPDVTIASLTAYLISQLHDVWAFHFWKEKTKGRFLWLRNNASTLVSQLIDNATFTLLFFVVFNPELFAELGWQGIWEIFITSYIMKFVVALMDTPFIYLATRIKPEED
- a CDS encoding acyl-CoA dehydrogenase family protein: MNFELSEDHRMIQQAVREFAEKEIMPYGRELDEKGKYPFHLFRKAAKLGFIGIDLPEEYGGQGLDYTSNVIICIELARADSNAGSAIASSTLGCPMLKYFGSEEQKENYLTKVPKGKSTSGIAITEPDAGSDAAKIKTRAERTEGGWTINGNKVFITNGSISDWIILLARTSGEGYRGISAFVVETSAEGYETRPIKKMGLSCHDTAEISLKNVFIPEKNLVGMENYGFYQLMRFFNESRIMVGAIHLGMAIGAYERALQYAKERKSFGKPLIEHQAIAFKLADMYKDIEAAKLLVFKAAWLVDNGKADPALSSAAKLFASEVAIKVTYEAVQIFGGYGFSKEYDVERYYRDARVGTIYEGTSEIQRLIISRSLAGKL
- the iorA gene encoding indolepyruvate ferredoxin oxidoreductase subunit alpha; amino-acid sequence: MLKDVILDAPGKKVFLLGNEAIARGAIEAGIDVFSAYPGTPSSEITDTLNAACSYLRDRMEYRMEYAVNEKVAFEVAIGASLAGKRGMTAMKHVGLNVAADPLFSFAYVGARGGFVCVSADDPSMHSSQNEQDNRWYGIAAKVPVVEPSSVNEAKEITKDAFELSEKFSLPFILRSYTRLSHSSGVVELGEIPYKKIEKVEWERHPETDVVLPAHARRLKPKLQEKMKKLEDYFNGWKYNWVDEGDGKKGLIACGMSYNYAKEAMEYLGLEYPVLKLSSMNPLPRKLITDFLANLDEVLVVEEVDPVVEMQVRVMAAEFGVRVHGKMDGYLPENYEYNVSVVQEGIARLAGKDFDYSRYLSAATELVKIAPPRPPVLCPGCPHTAVFYAIRKVVNETGRAALPSDIGCYTLGINKPLEGVDITICMGASAGSSNGLSYVLSNPIIATIGDSTFFHTGIPPLINAVYNGNKFVLVVLDNSTTGMTGHQPHPGVDVKGCGEKADSIRIEDVCRALGVKFVEVVHSYNLRAVEDSLKRALNHDGVAVIVAKQPCAILWTRERKRKGIKIRSFEITDDCRECMKCVNEFTCPAIYIQEGKPEIDPALCVGCGVCASVCPYRAVRAAR
- a CDS encoding amidohydrolase family protein, with the translated sequence MYSIAINNGLCFINGEFTRASIGIEENKIARIAKEVLKGEIEFDARENIIIPAFFNAHTHAAMTLLRGIAEDMELNVWLKNVWRLERLLTPEDIYWGTMLAIVEMIKSGIAGFSDLYIHMDEVAKAAGEAGVRAVLCYGMADRGDEEKAKRELDIGERFISDWDGAFDGRIKAIYGPHAPYTCTPEFLKTVKERADTLETMIHIHVSETQWEVEEIKKQYGTTPVRLLDEIGFLDSNVVIAHGVWLDDEELEILKNRGVSVVHSPVSNMKLSSGIARVRDMLKMGITVALGTDGAASNNSYNFFQEMKFASLSQKIKYMRADAVRAEDVLKMATENGYRAYGILGGRLEEGYLADIAILSKSQHLYPLYSPTYGLVYSASGEEVQHLIVDGEIVMEDRVILTVDEEKIYDKVEKLKEKFIS
- a CDS encoding rhodanese-like domain-containing protein: MRKTKYILAAILVLFALAVSVVPGCVQKDDRVLKRVSVDEAYRLIQENRDNPEFIIIDVRTPQEYSQMHIDGAINIDFYSPKFRDELNGLDKSKTYLIYCRTGHRSGEALKIMDELGFEHVYEMEGGIMQWMAKGYPVIK
- a CDS encoding 2-oxoacid:acceptor oxidoreductase family protein; translation: MRVNILIVGVGGQGVLTTSGILARAAMEEGLNVVSAETHGMAQRGGSVEVHLRIGDVKAPLIPYGGADYIAALEPVEILRYGHYMGENTVAVVNTRPISPPSVSTGVARYPELEEITERVRLYLGELHTVNASEIAERLAGTIQATNVVMAGILIGLGMPVKLNSVEKALGEVLPEKMVEANIKALREGFQLGEKLRK